One window of Gemmatimonadaceae bacterium genomic DNA carries:
- a CDS encoding RNA polymerase sigma factor translates to MASLLEQRRGFGVSNALSEARKVRYSVVVKTTDAALRADQNVVDQENSDQLIIQRVLAGNRDAFKILITRYSDPLYRHALCMTGSPDVAEDILQLSFIKAYQHLAEVRGRFDAWVFRIVANGCKDWLKNIRRSHLSYDEDDQPSGYATPDEELDRTELRTDLDRALTTLPASLREAFVMKHVEGRSYEEMADLLGTTVGALKMRVHRAREALQALLEEKYA, encoded by the coding sequence GTGGCGAGCCTTCTCGAGCAGCGACGTGGGTTTGGGGTCTCTAACGCCCTGTCCGAAGCGCGGAAAGTGCGTTACTCTGTTGTCGTGAAGACGACGGACGCAGCCCTGCGGGCTGATCAGAACGTTGTTGATCAGGAGAATTCTGATCAACTGATCATACAGCGAGTGCTCGCCGGAAATCGCGACGCGTTCAAGATTCTCATCACGCGTTACAGCGATCCGCTCTACCGTCATGCCTTGTGTATGACGGGTAGTCCGGACGTCGCTGAAGACATCCTGCAGCTCAGCTTCATCAAGGCGTATCAACATCTCGCCGAGGTGCGCGGGCGGTTCGACGCGTGGGTGTTCAGGATCGTCGCGAACGGTTGCAAGGATTGGTTGAAGAACATTCGGCGGTCGCACCTCAGTTACGACGAGGACGATCAGCCGTCTGGGTACGCGACCCCGGATGAAGAGCTGGACCGGACGGAATTGCGTACGGATTTGGACCGCGCGTTGACGACGCTTCCGGCGTCCCTGCGCGAGGCGTTCGTCATGAAGCACGTCGAAGGCCGCTCGTACGAAGAGATGGCCGATCTGCTCGGTACCACAGTCGGAGCGCTAAAGATGCGCGTACATCGCGCGCGTGAAGCCCTCCAAGCACTCTTAGAGGAAAAATACGCCTAA
- a CDS encoding CoA transferase produces the protein MLRGIKVLDLTRVLAGPLCTMLLGDLGANVIKVERPETGDDTRGWGPPFDAEGRSAYYLSINRNKLGLAADFDRPHDRAIIEALLGEADVVVDNFRRGMLERRGFSVDEWCARRPELVWCTITGFGLHSERPGYDFVTQAESGWMSITGEADGDPMKAGLAFADILTGKDAAIAILAALVERFRGGHGRRIVISLADSARAALINAAQNALVSGEDGRRWGNAHPNLVPYQLFKAADRPIVIAVGSDAQWLACARAIGLAALADDASLATNAGRIAARERIVGEFSRRIATAPAAVWRERLDAAGVPNGIVQSVLESLRETNGSALTGMPSSIGGSIRFAPPGLDQHGDAIRRDGWNTFDRMMP, from the coding sequence ATGCTTAGAGGGATCAAAGTTCTCGATCTCACGCGCGTTCTCGCGGGTCCGCTCTGCACCATGCTCCTTGGCGACCTTGGCGCAAATGTCATCAAGGTCGAGCGGCCGGAAACGGGCGACGACACTCGGGGCTGGGGACCGCCCTTCGACGCCGAAGGGCGGAGCGCGTATTACCTGAGCATCAATCGCAACAAGCTTGGGCTCGCCGCCGACTTCGACCGGCCGCATGATCGCGCGATCATCGAAGCGCTGCTCGGCGAAGCCGACGTCGTCGTCGACAATTTTCGCCGCGGCATGCTCGAGCGCCGCGGCTTCTCGGTGGACGAATGGTGTGCGCGGCGTCCCGAGCTCGTGTGGTGCACCATCACCGGCTTTGGCCTGCACAGCGAACGGCCGGGGTACGACTTCGTCACCCAGGCAGAGTCCGGCTGGATGTCGATCACGGGAGAGGCGGACGGTGATCCCATGAAGGCCGGTCTCGCGTTCGCCGACATTTTGACCGGCAAGGACGCGGCGATCGCGATCCTCGCGGCGCTCGTGGAGCGCTTTCGCGGAGGACACGGCCGGCGGATCGTGATCTCGCTGGCCGATAGTGCGCGCGCCGCGCTCATCAACGCCGCGCAGAACGCACTGGTGAGCGGAGAGGACGGCCGGCGTTGGGGCAACGCCCATCCCAATCTCGTCCCATACCAACTCTTTAAAGCCGCGGACAGACCGATCGTGATCGCGGTCGGCAGCGATGCGCAATGGCTGGCGTGTGCGCGGGCGATCGGACTGGCCGCGCTCGCCGACGATGCGTCGCTCGCCACGAACGCCGGACGGATTGCCGCGCGTGAGCGCATCGTCGGCGAATTCTCGCGACGGATCGCGACCGCGCCGGCCGCGGTCTGGCGCGAACGACTCGACGCCGCCGGTGTACCAAATGGAATCGTGCAGTCGGTCCTGGAGTCTCTGCGGGAGACCAACGGATCGGCGCTGACCGGGATGCCGTCGAGCATTGGTGGCTCGATTCGGTTCGCTCCGCCCGGACTCGATCAGCATGGCGACGCGATTCGCCGCGACGGATGGAACACTTTTGACCGCATGATGCCGTAG